A genomic window from Candidatus Andeanibacterium colombiense includes:
- the nuoG gene encoding NADH-quinone oxidoreductase subunit NuoG: MPKLTVDGIEVEVPAGATILQACEAAGKEIPRFCYHERLSIAGNCRMCLVEVKPGPPKPQASCALPAGEGQEIRTDSEMVKKAREGVMEFLLINHPLDCPICDQGGECDLQDQAMGYGRGHSRYDENKRAVTEKYMGPLIKTVMTRCIHCTRCVRFSEEVAGVDEIGALYRGEDMQITTYLEHAAKHELSANVIDLCPVGALTSRPYAFEARPWELKKTLSIDVSDAVGANIRVDSRGREVLRVLPRTNDDVNEEWISDKARYQVEGLTRRRLDKVWIRKNGKLEAASWNEAFAAIAAVNPGGSVAAVAGDLLDCETMFAAKKLVNALGSTLLEGRQTGMAYDTSSLAAVNFNSTFAGIETADAILVVGSNLRWEAPLVNVRLRKAAKAGAKIFIIGPVWEPTYAATFLGADVSLLDKLTADVEDAMSKAARPAIILGGGGLVAGAHATALELAAKWKLVRDGWNGFNVLHFSAARMGGLMLGYAQKGGMADLVKAQPKLLLALGADEVDFSAFEGALKVYIGHHGDKGAHAADIVLPGSAFTEKAGTYVNTEGRVQFADKAVFAPGDAREDWTILRALADELGVSVGFDSFTELQAAMVAEVPALGEEGLADYGQKLPKLKAAGKLSGEIRYPIKDFYLTNPIARASGTMQQCSAELLHGYELAEAAE, encoded by the coding sequence ATGCCCAAGCTCACCGTCGACGGCATCGAGGTCGAAGTCCCCGCCGGGGCGACCATCCTGCAGGCCTGCGAGGCCGCGGGGAAGGAAATTCCGCGTTTCTGCTATCATGAACGCCTGAGCATCGCGGGCAATTGCCGCATGTGTCTGGTCGAAGTGAAGCCCGGGCCGCCGAAGCCGCAGGCGAGCTGTGCGCTCCCGGCGGGCGAGGGCCAGGAAATCCGCACCGATAGCGAAATGGTCAAGAAAGCGCGTGAAGGGGTGATGGAGTTCCTCCTGATCAACCACCCGCTCGATTGCCCGATCTGCGACCAGGGCGGCGAATGCGATTTGCAGGACCAGGCCATGGGCTATGGCCGCGGCCACTCGCGTTATGACGAGAACAAGCGCGCGGTCACCGAGAAATACATGGGTCCGCTGATCAAGACGGTGATGACCCGCTGCATCCACTGCACCCGTTGCGTGCGCTTTTCCGAGGAAGTCGCCGGCGTGGACGAGATCGGCGCGCTCTATCGCGGCGAAGACATGCAGATCACCACCTATCTCGAGCATGCGGCGAAGCACGAGCTTTCGGCCAATGTGATCGATTTGTGCCCGGTCGGCGCGCTCACCTCACGCCCCTATGCGTTCGAGGCGCGGCCGTGGGAGCTCAAGAAAACCCTCTCGATCGACGTTTCCGATGCGGTCGGCGCCAATATCCGCGTCGACAGCCGTGGGCGCGAAGTGCTGCGGGTGCTTCCGCGCACCAATGACGACGTCAACGAGGAATGGATCAGCGATAAGGCGCGCTACCAGGTCGAAGGCCTGACCCGCCGCCGGCTCGACAAGGTCTGGATCCGCAAGAACGGCAAGCTCGAAGCGGCGAGCTGGAACGAGGCCTTTGCCGCGATCGCAGCAGTCAATCCGGGCGGCAGCGTGGCTGCGGTCGCGGGCGATCTGCTCGATTGCGAGACGATGTTCGCGGCGAAGAAGCTGGTCAACGCGCTTGGCTCTACCCTGCTCGAAGGCCGCCAGACCGGCATGGCCTATGACACCTCCAGCCTCGCTGCGGTGAACTTCAACTCGACCTTCGCGGGTATCGAGACGGCCGACGCGATCCTCGTGGTCGGCAGCAATCTGCGCTGGGAAGCGCCGCTGGTGAACGTCCGCCTGCGCAAGGCGGCCAAGGCCGGCGCGAAGATCTTCATCATCGGCCCGGTATGGGAACCGACCTATGCGGCGACCTTCCTCGGCGCCGATGTGTCGTTGCTCGATAAGCTCACAGCCGATGTCGAAGACGCGATGAGCAAGGCCGCACGCCCGGCGATCATCCTCGGCGGCGGTGGTCTGGTCGCTGGTGCTCACGCCACCGCGCTTGAGCTTGCGGCCAAGTGGAAGCTGGTGCGTGACGGGTGGAACGGCTTCAACGTGCTCCACTTCTCCGCCGCGCGGATGGGCGGGCTGATGCTCGGCTATGCGCAGAAGGGCGGCATGGCCGATCTCGTCAAGGCACAGCCCAAGCTGCTGCTCGCGCTCGGCGCCGATGAAGTCGACTTCAGCGCCTTTGAGGGCGCGCTCAAGGTCTATATCGGCCATCACGGCGACAAGGGCGCCCATGCGGCCGACATCGTGCTGCCGGGTTCGGCCTTCACCGAGAAGGCGGGGACCTACGTCAACACCGAAGGCCGCGTGCAATTCGCCGACAAGGCGGTGTTCGCCCCGGGCGATGCGCGCGAAGACTGGACGATCCTGCGCGCGCTGGCCGATGAGCTGGGCGTTTCGGTCGGGTTCGACAGCTTCACCGAACTCCAGGCGGCGATGGTCGCGGAAGTTCCGGCGCTCGGCGAGGAAGGCCTGGCCGATTACGGGCAGAAGCTTCCGAAGCTGAAGGCTGCGGGCAAGCTCTCGGGCGAAATCCGCTACCCGATCAAGGACTTCTACCTCACCAACCCGATCGCCCGCGCGAGCGGCACGATGCAGCAATGCTCGGCCGAATTGCTCCACGGCTACGAATTGGCGGAGGCCGCGGAATGA
- the nuoH gene encoding NADH-quinone oxidoreductase subunit NuoH, with amino-acid sequence MTAFFETLGMPFEWAWFVSTICGILLIALPLMLAVAMIIYVDRKIWASMALRRGPNVVGPFGLLQSFADGLKVFLQETIVPSASNKGLFLIAPIITFTVALMAWAVIPFNSGAVLADINVGLLYILAISSLGVYGVVISGWASNSKYPFFSAMRAAAQMISYEVSIGFILICVVLWAGSFNLNAIVEAQRDHVWLINGFVANPLLFPMWVMFLISGMAETARAPFDLTEAESELVAGYQTEYSSMSFALFWLGEYANVLLMCTLNAVLFFGGWLPPLDWEPLYWIPGWLWLFAKIGFFFFIFSWVKATVPRYRYDQLMRLGWKIFLPTSLLFVVLVSGWLMLTRYGVPA; translated from the coding sequence ATGACCGCTTTCTTCGAAACCCTCGGCATGCCCTTCGAATGGGCGTGGTTCGTCTCGACGATCTGCGGGATCCTGCTGATCGCGCTGCCGCTGATGCTGGCGGTCGCGATGATCATCTATGTCGACCGCAAGATCTGGGCCTCGATGGCCTTGCGCCGCGGCCCGAACGTGGTCGGTCCCTTCGGTCTGCTGCAGAGCTTTGCCGATGGCCTCAAGGTGTTCCTGCAGGAAACCATCGTTCCCTCCGCGTCGAACAAGGGCCTGTTCCTGATCGCGCCGATCATCACCTTCACCGTCGCGCTGATGGCCTGGGCGGTGATCCCGTTCAATTCGGGCGCGGTGCTGGCGGATATCAACGTCGGCCTGCTCTATATCCTCGCGATCAGTTCGCTCGGGGTTTACGGGGTGGTGATCTCGGGCTGGGCGTCGAACTCTAAATACCCGTTCTTCAGCGCGATGCGCGCTGCTGCCCAGATGATTTCCTACGAAGTCTCGATCGGCTTCATCCTGATCTGCGTGGTCCTGTGGGCCGGCAGCTTCAACCTGAACGCGATCGTCGAGGCGCAGCGCGACCATGTCTGGCTGATCAACGGCTTCGTGGCGAACCCGCTGCTGTTCCCGATGTGGGTGATGTTCCTGATCTCGGGCATGGCCGAAACCGCGCGCGCGCCGTTCGACCTGACCGAGGCCGAGAGCGAGCTCGTCGCCGGCTACCAGACCGAATATTCCTCGATGAGCTTCGCGCTGTTCTGGCTCGGCGAATATGCCAACGTGCTGCTGATGTGCACGCTCAACGCGGTGTTGTTCTTCGGTGGCTGGCTCCCGCCGCTCGATTGGGAGCCGCTCTACTGGATCCCGGGCTGGCTGTGGCTGTTCGCCAAGATCGGCTTCTTCTTCTTCATCTTCAGCTGGGTGAAGGCGACCGTCCCGCGGTACCGCTACGACCAGCTGATGCGTCTCGGCTGGAAGATCTTTCTGCCGACCAGCCTGCTGTTCGTGGTGCTGGTTTCGGGCTGGCTGATGCTGACCCGCTACGGAGTCCCCGCATGA
- the nuoI gene encoding NADH-quinone oxidoreductase subunit NuoI codes for MSVAYYIKSFTLWEFVKAHALTLKYFFKPKATINYPFEKNPLSPRFRGEHALRRYPNGEERCIACKLCEAVCPAQAITIESEPREDGSRRTTRYDIDMTKCIFCGFCQEACPVDAVVEGPNFEYATETREELLYDKAKLLANGDKWERAIAANLEADAPYR; via the coding sequence ATGAGCGTCGCCTATTACATCAAGTCGTTCACCCTGTGGGAATTCGTGAAGGCACATGCCCTCACGCTGAAGTATTTCTTCAAGCCCAAGGCGACGATCAACTATCCGTTCGAGAAGAACCCGCTGTCGCCGCGCTTCCGCGGCGAGCACGCGCTGCGGCGCTATCCGAACGGCGAGGAACGCTGCATCGCGTGCAAATTGTGCGAGGCGGTGTGCCCCGCGCAGGCGATCACGATCGAGAGCGAACCGCGCGAGGACGGCAGCCGCCGGACCACGCGCTACGATATCGACATGACCAAGTGCATCTTCTGCGGCTTCTGTCAGGAAGCCTGCCCGGTGGATGCGGTCGTCGAAGGGCCGAACTTCGAATATGCGACCGAAACGCGCGAAGAACTGCTCTACGACAAGGCTAAACTCCTGGCGAACGGGGACAAGTGGGAGCGGGCTATCGCCGCGAACCTTGAAGCCGATGCGCCGTACCGATAG
- a CDS encoding NADH-quinone oxidoreductase subunit J: MIQVLAFYLFAALTILSGVCVIMSRNPVHSVLWLILAFFNAAGLMVLVGAEFIAMLLVIVYVGAVAVLFLFVVMMLDIDFAELRAGFVKNFPLGILIALVLAAELVLGMSLLHAGALHLGTPDGSAAPLADKSNIESIGALLYSKYLFLFESAGLILLVAMVGAIVLTHRERKDTRPQNISKQNQRRPDEATVNVKPEVGKGVRL; the protein is encoded by the coding sequence ATGATACAGGTCCTCGCCTTCTACCTCTTCGCGGCACTCACGATCCTTTCCGGGGTCTGCGTGATCATGTCCCGCAACCCGGTGCATTCGGTGTTGTGGCTGATCCTCGCGTTCTTCAACGCAGCGGGCCTGATGGTCCTGGTCGGCGCAGAGTTCATCGCGATGCTGCTGGTGATCGTTTACGTTGGCGCGGTCGCGGTGCTGTTTCTGTTCGTGGTGATGATGCTCGACATCGATTTCGCCGAACTGCGCGCCGGTTTCGTCAAGAACTTTCCGCTCGGCATATTGATCGCGCTGGTTCTCGCCGCCGAACTGGTGCTGGGCATGAGCCTGCTCCACGCCGGGGCGCTGCATCTCGGCACGCCGGACGGTTCCGCCGCGCCGCTGGCCGACAAGAGCAACATCGAAAGCATCGGCGCGCTGCTCTACAGCAAATATCTGTTCCTGTTCGAAAGCGCCGGCCTGATCCTGCTGGTCGCGATGGTCGGCGCGATCGTGCTGACCCACCGCGAGCGCAAGGACACGCGCCCGCAGAATATCTCGAAACAGAACCAGCGCCGGCCCGACGAAGCGACCGTCAACGTGAAGCCGGAAGTGGGCAAGGGGGTGCGGCTGTGA
- the nuoK gene encoding NADH-quinone oxidoreductase subunit NuoK: MIGIEHYVTVSSILFVLGVLGIFLNRKNVIVILMAIELILLAVNINLVAFSAFLHDLTGQIFAMFVLTVAAGEAAIGLAILVIYFRGRGTIAVDDVNRMKG; the protein is encoded by the coding sequence GTGATCGGCATCGAACATTACGTCACCGTCAGCTCGATCCTGTTCGTGCTCGGTGTGCTCGGCATTTTCCTCAACCGCAAGAATGTGATCGTGATCCTGATGGCGATCGAGCTGATCCTGCTCGCGGTGAACATCAACCTCGTTGCGTTCAGTGCCTTCCTGCACGACCTCACCGGCCAGATCTTCGCGATGTTCGTGTTGACCGTGGCGGCGGGCGAGGCGGCGATCGGCCTCGCGATCCTGGTGATCTACTTCCGTGGCCGCGGCACGATCGCGGTCGACGATGTCAACCGGATGAAGGGGTAA
- the nuoL gene encoding NADH-quinone oxidoreductase subunit L, producing the protein MSPILVIVFLPLLAAIVAGLGNRALGNTVAKSITTLGLFTSCALSWPIFLSFLSGSAEAGVTPVLSWVHSGTLNFDWALRVDTLTAIMLVVITTVSALVHLYSWGYMDEDPDQPRFFAYLSLFTFAMLMLVTADNLVQMFFGWEGVGLASYLLIGFWFKKPSAKAAAIKAFVVNRVGDLGFMLGIFGIYLVFQTVSIPEILAAAPALKGAATIGFMGGRFDTMTVLCLLLFVGAMGKSAQLGLHTWLPDAMEGPTPVSALIHAATMVTAGVFMVCRLSPMFEAAPAALTFVTFIGAATCFFAATVGTTQWDIKRVIAYSTCSQLGYMFFAAGVGAYGAAMFHLFTHAFFKALLFLGAGSVIHAMHHEQDMRYYGNLRKHIPWTFWGMMAGTLAITGVGIIEIAGFSGFGFAGFYSKDSILEAAYASGSEMGRTAFYIGCFAALLTSFYSWRLMFLTFWGKPRWDQSEHIQHAVHGEHESADDETSHDDHGHAAALDHDHHGHAHSDDGTAGYHPHESPWTMRAPLVILSLGAVFAGFVLRDSFINTEGFWQGAIAYNEHLIHAMHGVPLWVKMSATAVMLTGFAIAWFAYIKDTSIPAKFTEQFRLVYLFLYNKWYFDELYNFLFVKPAFWLGRKFWLWGDVGIIDRFGPNGAAWVVEKGAVVAKKIQSGYLYSYALVMLLGLVAAVSWMMAR; encoded by the coding sequence GTGAGCCCCATTCTCGTCATTGTCTTCCTGCCCTTGCTCGCGGCGATCGTCGCCGGGCTGGGCAACCGCGCGCTCGGCAACACCGTCGCCAAGTCGATCACCACGCTCGGCCTGTTCACCTCCTGCGCGCTGAGCTGGCCGATCTTCCTGTCGTTCCTCTCGGGCAGCGCCGAAGCCGGCGTTACCCCGGTGCTGAGCTGGGTCCATTCGGGCACGCTCAATTTCGACTGGGCGCTGCGGGTCGATACGCTGACCGCGATCATGCTGGTGGTGATCACCACCGTCTCGGCGCTCGTCCACCTCTATAGCTGGGGCTATATGGACGAGGATCCGGACCAGCCACGCTTCTTCGCCTATCTCAGCCTGTTTACCTTCGCGATGCTGATGCTGGTGACCGCCGACAACCTGGTGCAGATGTTCTTCGGGTGGGAAGGGGTCGGCCTCGCGTCTTACCTGCTGATCGGCTTCTGGTTCAAGAAACCCAGCGCCAAGGCCGCCGCGATCAAGGCTTTCGTGGTCAACCGCGTGGGCGATCTCGGCTTCATGCTCGGGATCTTCGGCATCTATCTGGTGTTCCAGACCGTCTCGATCCCCGAGATTCTCGCCGCCGCTCCAGCGCTGAAGGGCGCGGCGACGATCGGGTTCATGGGCGGCCGGTTCGATACGATGACGGTACTGTGCCTGCTGCTGTTCGTCGGCGCGATGGGCAAGTCGGCACAGCTCGGGCTGCACACCTGGCTTCCCGACGCGATGGAAGGCCCGACCCCGGTTTCCGCGCTGATCCACGCGGCGACGATGGTGACCGCGGGCGTGTTCATGGTCTGCCGGCTGTCGCCGATGTTCGAAGCCGCGCCTGCCGCGCTGACCTTCGTGACCTTCATCGGCGCCGCGACCTGTTTCTTCGCCGCGACTGTGGGCACCACCCAGTGGGACATCAAGCGGGTGATCGCCTATTCGACCTGCTCGCAGCTCGGCTATATGTTCTTCGCGGCCGGAGTCGGCGCCTATGGCGCGGCGATGTTCCATCTGTTCACCCACGCCTTCTTCAAGGCGCTGCTGTTCCTCGGCGCGGGCAGCGTGATCCACGCGATGCACCACGAGCAGGACATGCGCTATTACGGCAACCTCCGGAAGCATATCCCATGGACCTTCTGGGGGATGATGGCCGGCACGCTGGCGATCACCGGCGTCGGCATTATCGAGATTGCGGGCTTTAGCGGTTTTGGCTTTGCCGGTTTCTATTCGAAGGATTCCATCCTCGAGGCGGCCTATGCCTCCGGCAGCGAGATGGGTCGCACGGCGTTCTATATCGGCTGCTTCGCCGCGCTGCTGACCAGCTTCTACTCCTGGCGCCTGATGTTCCTGACCTTCTGGGGCAAGCCGCGCTGGGATCAGAGCGAGCATATCCAGCATGCGGTTCATGGCGAGCATGAGAGTGCGGACGACGAGACTTCGCATGACGATCACGGCCACGCAGCCGCGCTTGATCATGATCATCACGGTCACGCCCACTCGGATGACGGCACCGCCGGCTATCACCCGCATGAGAGCCCGTGGACGATGCGCGCGCCGCTGGTGATCCTGTCGCTCGGCGCGGTGTTCGCAGGCTTTGTGTTGCGTGACAGCTTCATCAACACCGAAGGCTTCTGGCAGGGCGCGATCGCCTATAACGAGCACCTGATCCACGCGATGCACGGCGTGCCGCTGTGGGTGAAGATGTCGGCTACGGCGGTGATGCTCACCGGCTTCGCGATCGCCTGGTTCGCCTATATCAAGGACACTTCGATCCCGGCGAAATTCACCGAACAGTTCCGCCTCGTCTACCTGTTCCTCTACAACAAGTGGTACTTCGACGAGCTCTACAACTTCCTCTTCGTGAAGCCGGCCTTCTGGCTCGGGCGCAAGTTCTGGCTGTGGGGTGACGTCGGGATCATCGACCGCTTCGGCCCGAACGGCGCCGCCTGGGTGGTCGAAAAGGGCGCGGTGGTCGCGAAGAAGATCCAGTCCGGATACCTCTATTCCTATGCGTTGGTTATGCTGCTTGGCCTTGTCGCCGCGGTCAGCTGGATGATGGCACGATGA
- a CDS encoding NADH-quinone oxidoreductase subunit M, whose product MSGFPILSLMLLVPLFGAVACLFADAKSARWIALATTLVDLALGIVLWANYDVGGAQWQFTERHAIFAGFSYALGIDGIALLLILLSVFLMPICIGASWLGITKRVGEYMAAFLFMETLMIGVFAAQDLYLFYIFFEAGLIPMYLIIGIWGGDNRIYAAYKFFLYTLLGSVVMLIAMMWMVHEAGTTDIPTLMAYDFPVQAQTWLFLAFFASFAVKMPMWPVHTWLPDAHVQAPTGGSVILAGVLLKMGGYGFIRFSLPMFPEASAHFAWLVFALSMVAVVVTSLIALVQHDMKKLIAYSSVAHMAIVTVGLFAFNVQGLEGAMMVMLGHGLVAGALFLCVGVIYDRLHTREIARYGGLAINMPKYALFFMLFTMASVGLPGTSNFVGEFLSLVGIYQVSTTVTFVCTTGIILGAAYMLYLYARVVFGDQKNADAAAMPDLDTREWLMLAPLAAAVLWMGVYPESFLAPMRKDIAALDARIARAKPEGDSMLKIGEPAKAPAEHEEHAEGAH is encoded by the coding sequence ATGAGCGGCTTTCCGATCCTTTCGCTGATGCTGCTGGTGCCGCTGTTCGGCGCGGTGGCGTGCCTGTTCGCCGATGCGAAGTCCGCGCGCTGGATCGCGCTGGCGACGACGCTGGTCGATCTCGCGCTCGGCATCGTGCTGTGGGCCAATTACGACGTCGGCGGCGCGCAGTGGCAGTTCACCGAACGCCACGCGATCTTCGCCGGGTTCAGCTACGCGCTCGGGATCGACGGCATCGCGCTGCTGCTGATCCTGTTGTCGGTGTTCTTGATGCCGATATGCATAGGCGCAAGCTGGCTCGGGATCACGAAGCGGGTCGGCGAATACATGGCCGCCTTCCTGTTCATGGAAACCCTGATGATCGGGGTGTTCGCCGCGCAGGACCTCTATCTGTTTTACATCTTCTTCGAAGCCGGCCTGATTCCGATGTATCTGATCATCGGCATCTGGGGCGGGGATAACCGCATCTACGCCGCGTATAAGTTCTTCCTCTACACGCTGCTCGGCTCGGTCGTGATGCTGATCGCGATGATGTGGATGGTCCATGAGGCCGGCACGACCGACATCCCGACGCTGATGGCCTACGATTTCCCGGTGCAGGCGCAGACCTGGTTGTTCCTCGCCTTCTTCGCCAGCTTCGCGGTGAAGATGCCGATGTGGCCGGTTCACACCTGGCTGCCCGATGCGCACGTTCAGGCGCCGACCGGCGGCTCGGTGATCCTCGCCGGCGTGCTGCTCAAGATGGGCGGCTACGGCTTCATCCGCTTCTCGCTGCCGATGTTCCCGGAAGCTTCCGCACATTTCGCGTGGCTGGTGTTCGCGCTGTCGATGGTCGCGGTGGTGGTCACCAGCCTGATTGCGCTGGTCCAGCACGATATGAAGAAGCTGATCGCCTATTCCTCGGTCGCGCATATGGCGATCGTCACGGTCGGGCTGTTTGCGTTCAACGTGCAGGGCCTCGAAGGCGCGATGATGGTGATGCTCGGCCACGGGCTGGTCGCGGGCGCGCTGTTCCTCTGCGTCGGCGTGATCTACGACCGGCTGCACACGCGCGAGATCGCCCGTTACGGCGGGTTGGCGATCAATATGCCGAAATATGCGCTGTTCTTCATGCTGTTCACGATGGCTTCGGTCGGCCTGCCCGGCACGAGCAACTTCGTCGGCGAATTCCTCTCGCTGGTCGGCATCTACCAGGTCTCGACCACGGTGACCTTCGTCTGCACCACCGGGATCATCCTCGGCGCGGCCTATATGCTCTACCTTTATGCCCGCGTGGTGTTCGGCGACCAGAAGAACGCCGATGCCGCCGCGATGCCCGATCTCGACACGCGCGAATGGTTGATGCTCGCGCCGCTTGCCGCGGCGGTGCTGTGGATGGGCGTCTATCCCGAAAGCTTCCTCGCGCCGATGCGCAAGGATATCGCGGCGCTCGACGCGCGGATCGCCAGGGCCAAGCCCGAAGGGGATTCGATGCTCAAGATCGGCGAACCCGCCAAGGCGCCCGCCGAACATGAAGAACACGCCGAGGGGGCGCACTGA
- the nuoN gene encoding NADH-quinone oxidoreductase subunit NuoN yields the protein MDFAASLRLILPEEILSVASLVLLLVSAWAGDKASRAISIAACVALGTAFALVAPLVCAGASGPDTLAFGGQFSADAFAGMAKLMIFAAAGASLMIAPAFFERVRAMRAEYPVLVLLAVVGMCIMVSARDLITLYIGLELNSLAAYVLAAFLRTDDRSAEAGLKYFVLGALASGILLFGMSLVYGFSGTTSFGGIHAALDGPMAVGALFGVIFVLAGLAFKISAVPFHMWTPDVYEGAPTPVTAFFASAPKVAALALTARVTLDAFGNQVDAWRQIVIFAALASIVVGALGAIGQANIKRLLAYSSINNVGFILIGLAVGTQAGASAMLVYLAIYVAMTIGGFVAVLMLKDEHAEPVEAIADLSGLSRTRPAIALCLAMVMFSLAGIPPLFGFWGKFVVFQAAVDAGFVPLAAIGIAASVIGAFYYIKIVKVMYFDEPADKIRGSSDWAHWALLVISTIVISPLGYILTLWLGALADKAAAALFLGA from the coding sequence ATGGACTTCGCCGCTTCCCTTCGCCTGATCTTGCCGGAAGAGATCCTTTCGGTCGCCAGCCTCGTGCTGTTGCTCGTCTCCGCCTGGGCGGGTGACAAGGCCAGTCGTGCGATCAGCATTGCCGCCTGCGTTGCACTCGGCACGGCCTTCGCACTCGTCGCGCCTTTGGTCTGTGCCGGTGCGAGCGGCCCCGATACGCTGGCCTTCGGCGGCCAGTTCTCGGCCGATGCCTTCGCCGGCATGGCCAAGCTGATGATCTTCGCTGCCGCCGGTGCCTCGCTGATGATCGCCCCGGCGTTCTTCGAGCGGGTCCGTGCGATGCGCGCCGAATATCCGGTGCTGGTGCTGCTGGCGGTGGTCGGCATGTGCATCATGGTATCCGCGCGCGACCTGATCACGCTCTATATCGGCCTCGAACTCAACAGCCTTGCCGCCTATGTCCTCGCGGCTTTCCTGCGGACCGACGACCGTTCGGCGGAGGCCGGCCTCAAGTATTTCGTCCTCGGTGCGCTCGCTTCCGGCATCCTGCTGTTCGGCATGAGTCTGGTTTACGGTTTCAGCGGCACGACCAGTTTCGGCGGAATTCACGCGGCACTCGATGGCCCGATGGCCGTTGGCGCATTGTTCGGGGTGATATTCGTGCTCGCTGGGCTCGCGTTCAAGATCAGCGCGGTGCCGTTCCACATGTGGACGCCCGACGTCTATGAAGGCGCGCCGACGCCGGTCACCGCCTTCTTCGCCTCGGCCCCCAAGGTCGCCGCGCTCGCACTCACCGCGCGGGTAACGTTGGACGCGTTCGGCAACCAGGTCGACGCCTGGCGGCAGATCGTGATCTTCGCGGCGCTGGCGTCGATCGTGGTCGGCGCGCTGGGCGCGATCGGGCAGGCCAACATCAAGCGGCTGCTCGCCTATTCCTCGATCAACAACGTCGGCTTTATCCTGATCGGCCTTGCAGTCGGAACCCAGGCGGGCGCTTCGGCGATGCTGGTCTATCTCGCGATCTATGTCGCGATGACGATCGGTGGCTTCGTCGCGGTGCTGATGCTCAAGGACGAGCACGCCGAGCCGGTCGAAGCGATCGCCGATCTGTCTGGCCTTTCGCGCACCCGCCCGGCAATTGCGCTGTGCCTCGCGATGGTGATGTTCAGCCTCGCCGGCATTCCGCCTCTGTTCGGCTTCTGGGGCAAGTTCGTAGTTTTTCAGGCCGCGGTGGATGCGGGATTCGTCCCGCTCGCCGCGATCGGCATTGCGGCCTCGGTGATCGGCGCGTTCTATTACATCAAGATCGTCAAGGTCATGTATTTCGACGAGCCGGCGGACAAGATACGCGGATCGAGCGACTGGGCGCATTGGGCGTTGCTGGTCATCTCGACCATTGTCATCTCGCCGCTTGGGTATATCCTTACGCTCTGGCTGGGCGCGCTGGCGGACAAGGCCGCTGCCGCCCTGTTCCTGGGCGCATGA
- a CDS encoding biotin--[acetyl-CoA-carboxylase] ligase codes for MSKIETLAETGSTNADLIARLRNGEAIAEGHWLLADRQSAGRGRQGREWSSVLGNFMGSTVVRLTGREPAPATLALVAGLAAFETVFTRMLLPAAIELKWPNDLLLGGGKIAGILLEREGDAVVVGIGVNLAKAPMLAGAKTVSLGQFGPAPDRDAFAIDLARNFAEEVERWRNFGLDPVLARWCAAAHPHGTPLNVSNGGTGRLEGAFAGLAPDGGLKLQLGDGRIVVVHAGDVSLGGGVV; via the coding sequence TTGAGCAAGATCGAAACACTCGCCGAAACCGGCTCTACCAATGCCGATCTAATTGCCCGCCTGCGCAATGGCGAGGCGATTGCGGAGGGGCATTGGCTGCTCGCCGACCGCCAGAGCGCGGGGCGCGGACGACAAGGGCGTGAGTGGAGCAGCGTGCTCGGCAATTTCATGGGCTCTACCGTCGTCCGCCTGACCGGGCGTGAACCCGCGCCGGCGACGCTGGCGCTGGTCGCCGGCCTGGCTGCGTTCGAGACGGTGTTCACCCGGATGCTGCTGCCGGCGGCGATCGAGCTCAAATGGCCCAACGACCTGCTGCTCGGCGGCGGCAAGATCGCCGGCATATTGCTCGAGCGTGAAGGCGATGCGGTGGTGGTCGGAATCGGGGTCAACCTCGCCAAGGCGCCGATGCTCGCCGGGGCGAAAACCGTGTCGCTCGGCCAGTTCGGCCCCGCGCCGGACCGCGACGCCTTCGCCATAGACCTCGCGCGAAACTTCGCCGAAGAGGTCGAACGCTGGCGTAATTTCGGGCTCGACCCGGTGCTGGCGCGCTGGTGCGCCGCCGCCCATCCGCATGGAACCCCGCTCAATGTCAGCAATGGCGGAACGGGGAGACTGGAAGGCGCGTTCGCCGGCCTCGCGCCCGATGGCGGGCTCAAGCTTCAGCTTGGCGATGGCAGGATCGTGGTGGTTCATGCCGGTGACGTGTCGCTTGGCGGAGGGGTGGTCTGA